GCCGCTACGACCTGTTCCTGCTGGACGAGCCGACCAACGACCTCGACCTCGACGGCCTCGACCGGCTCGAGGCGTTCGTGAAGGGGCTGCGCGCCGGCACCGTGGTCGTCAGCCACGACCGCGAGTTCCTGGCCAGGACCGCCACCGCAGTCCTCGAGCTCGACCTGGTCCAGCAGCAGGTCCACCTGTACGGCGGCGGCTACCAGGCGTACCTGGAGGAGCGCGAGGTCGCCCGCAGGCACGCCCGCGAGCGCTACGAGGAGTACGCCGACACCCGCGCCGACCTGGAGCTGCGCGCCCGCACCCAGCGCGCGTGGATGGAGAAGGGCGTCAAGAACGCCCGCAGGAAGCAGAAGGACAACGACAAGATCGGGCGTAACGCCCGCGTCGAGACCACGGAGAAGCAGGCCGCCAAGGCCCGCCAGACCGAGAAGCTGATCGAGCGGATGGAGGTGGTCGAGGAGCCGCGCAAGGAGTGGGAGCTGCGCATGGAGATCGCCGCCGCTCCCCGCGCCGGCGCCGTCGTGGCCACGCTGCGCCAGGCCGTGGTCAGGCGCGGCGCCTTCACCCTTGGCCCCGTCGACCTGGAGGTCGGCTGGGCGGAGCGCGTGGCGATCGTCGGCGCGAACGGCTCGGGCAAGACGACGCTGCTGGCCGCGATGCTCGGCAAGCTTCCCCTGGACGAGGGCCACGCCGCGCTCGGCCCGGGCGTCGTGGTCGGCGAGGTGGACCAGGCGCGCAGGCGGTTCGAGGGTGACGAGCCGCTGCTCGGCGTCTTCGGCGAGGCGTCGGATCTGGTGGAGGCCGAGGCGCGCACGCTGCTGGCGAAGTTCGGGCTGCGGGCCGACCACGTGTTGCGCCCGGCGGCCACGCTCTCGCCCGGCGAGCGGACCCGCGCCGGCCTCGCGCTGCTGCAGGCGAAGGGGGTCAACCTGCTCGTGCTCGACGAGCCGACCAACCACCTCGACCTGGCCGCGATCGAGCAGCTGGAGTCGGCGCTGGCGCACTATCCGGGCACGCTGCTGCTCGTCACCCACGACCGCAGGATGCTGGAAGCCGTGCAGGTAGATCGCCGGTTGCGGGTGAAGGAAGGTCACGTTTCCGAAGGAGGGTGAAAAATAACATCGCGGATGGAAACGAGAGTGAAACAATTTTCCGTCACTCGTTGACACGCGATGTTGGGATGGTGTGCCTTTCTCTATTAACAGGTCTCCCCCTGCCTGAGAGTGAGGCAACCAACAATGGGTAAATGGCTCGCGCGCCTGACGGCGCTCGGGGTGGCTCTAGTCCTGGCGGCACCCGTCACCGCCGCCCAGGCCGCAGACCCTGCGACGACGGGCAAGAAGACCGTCAGGATCGGCTCGATCCAGTCGGTCGACTCGATGAACCCGTTCCTGGCAGTACGGCTGATCGCGGGCCAGCTCCAGCGATGGACGTACATGTTCCTCACCGCGCCCGACCCCAAGACCCTGCAGCCCGGCCCCGACCTGGCCGAGTCGTGGGAGTCGTCGGAGGACGGGCTGACCTGGACCTTCAAGATCCGGCAGGCCAAGTGGTCGGACGGCCAGCCGGTCACCGCGCACGACGCGGCGTGGACGTTCAACAAGATCATGACGGATGACGCGGCCAAGACCGGCAACGGCCCCGCCGTGGAGAACTTCGAGTCGGTCACCGCGACCGACGACCGCACGCTGGTCATCAAGACCAAGGCGCCGCAGGCGTCGATGCTGTCGAACCCGATCCCGATCGTGCCCAAGCACGTCTGGGAGAAGGTCGGCGACATGGCCACGTTCGAGAACGAGACGTACCCGGCGGTCACCAACGGCGCGTACATCCCGATCGAGCACAAGAAGGACAACTACGTCAAGCTCAAGGCCAACCCTGACTACTGGCAGGGCAAGCCCAAGATCGACGAGCTGCAGGTCATCTTCTACGAGAACCCCGAGGCCGCCATCGCGGGCCTGAAGAAGGGCGACATCGACCTGATCGGCCGCCTGGCCGCGCCGCAGTTCGAGGCGGGCGCCGGCGACCCGAACATCGTGCAGTGGAACACCCCCGGCCGCCGGGCCGCGTACCTGCAGATCAACCACGGCGTCACCACCTCCGACGACAAGCCGATCGGTGACGGCCATCCGGCGCTGAAGGACCTGAAGGTCCGCCAGGCCATCCATCACGCGATCGACAAGCAGGCCCTCGTCGACCAGGTCCAGAACGGCCTGGCGGTCCCGGCCAACGGCTCGATCGTGCCGCCGATGTACACCGACTTCTTCTGGGAGGCCACCGGCGAGGACAAGATCTCCTTCGACCTCGCCAAGGCCAACCAGATCCTCGACGAGGCCGGGTACAAGAAGGGCGACGACGGCGTCCGCACCATGCCCGACGGCAAGCGGAAGCTCGAGATGCGCTTCAGCATCCACACCGACACCCCCCACGAGGACAAGCTGGCCCAGTTCCTCACCGGGTGGTTCAAGGAGATCGGCATCACGCTGACCACGCGGAAGCTCGACTCCAACAAGTTCGCCGAGGAGACCGGCAGCACCGCCCTGTTCGACATCGCGATCAGCGGCTGGTCGGTCAACCCCGACCCGGAAGAGGTCCTGGCCACGCACCTGTGCAGCCGCAGGCCGACCCCGAGCGGTGAGGGCGGCGGCACCGAGTCCTTCTACTGCGACAAGCAGTACGAGGACCTCTACCAGGCGCAGCTCAAGGAGCTCGACCCGACCAAGCGGGCCGACCTGATCAAGCAGATGCAGCAGCGCCTGTACACCGACGCGCCGGTCATCGCGATCTACTACCCGAACAACCTGGAGCTGTACCGCAAGGACCGGATCACCAGCATCACCCCGATCCCCTCGGGCAAGCAGGGCGAGGGCATCCTGTACGGCGGCGCCAGCGGCTACCCGATGATCACCTTGGACGCCCCCGCCGTCGCCACCGGCGGCTCCGCACAGGGTGGCGGCTCCAACACGGGCATGATCATCGGCATCGTGGCGGCGGCGGTCGTCGTGCTCGGCGCCGGCGGCTTCCTCCTGTCCAGGCGGCGCAAGACCACCTCGGACGAACGCGAATAA
This window of the Nonomuraea africana genome carries:
- a CDS encoding ABC-F family ATP-binding cassette domain-containing protein gives rise to the protein MSATLVGKGLAAGHGGRVLFSELDLVVAPADVIGLVGVNGAGKSTLLRMLAGVDQPESGSIRLNPPSAVVGYLPQEPERRQGETVREFLARRTGVTRAQRDLDEATQALVEARQGADDAYSLALERWLSLGGADLEERAEEVAADLGLTIDLDQAMTSLSGGQAARAGLASLLLSRYDLFLLDEPTNDLDLDGLDRLEAFVKGLRAGTVVVSHDREFLARTATAVLELDLVQQQVHLYGGGYQAYLEEREVARRHARERYEEYADTRADLELRARTQRAWMEKGVKNARRKQKDNDKIGRNARVETTEKQAAKARQTEKLIERMEVVEEPRKEWELRMEIAAAPRAGAVVATLRQAVVRRGAFTLGPVDLEVGWAERVAIVGANGSGKTTLLAAMLGKLPLDEGHAALGPGVVVGEVDQARRRFEGDEPLLGVFGEASDLVEAEARTLLAKFGLRADHVLRPAATLSPGERTRAGLALLQAKGVNLLVLDEPTNHLDLAAIEQLESALAHYPGTLLLVTHDRRMLEAVQVDRRLRVKEGHVSEGG
- a CDS encoding ABC transporter substrate-binding protein, encoding MGKWLARLTALGVALVLAAPVTAAQAADPATTGKKTVRIGSIQSVDSMNPFLAVRLIAGQLQRWTYMFLTAPDPKTLQPGPDLAESWESSEDGLTWTFKIRQAKWSDGQPVTAHDAAWTFNKIMTDDAAKTGNGPAVENFESVTATDDRTLVIKTKAPQASMLSNPIPIVPKHVWEKVGDMATFENETYPAVTNGAYIPIEHKKDNYVKLKANPDYWQGKPKIDELQVIFYENPEAAIAGLKKGDIDLIGRLAAPQFEAGAGDPNIVQWNTPGRRAAYLQINHGVTTSDDKPIGDGHPALKDLKVRQAIHHAIDKQALVDQVQNGLAVPANGSIVPPMYTDFFWEATGEDKISFDLAKANQILDEAGYKKGDDGVRTMPDGKRKLEMRFSIHTDTPHEDKLAQFLTGWFKEIGITLTTRKLDSNKFAEETGSTALFDIAISGWSVNPDPEEVLATHLCSRRPTPSGEGGGTESFYCDKQYEDLYQAQLKELDPTKRADLIKQMQQRLYTDAPVIAIYYPNNLELYRKDRITSITPIPSGKQGEGILYGGASGYPMITLDAPAVATGGSAQGGGSNTGMIIGIVAAAVVVLGAGGFLLSRRRKTTSDERE